The region ATCAGCGTACGGATTTGTTGAATAGTTAAAATAATTTATTCAGTTTGTTGCCCCTTCACTAGAAAGCAagcaactttttttccccccatttttTGGAAAACAACACACACTTCCTGCAAATACCTTGAGAGTTCGAATGTCTTCCACCCGTACCACAAACTCGTCCCTTTCTCTAAAGATGCCCTCGCCTCCACTCTCGCTCTCATCCTCCTCACTCTCTCCAGCGATGGCAGCATCTTCTTGCTTCTGGGCAAGGTGCAGTGAGGTGATCTTAGGAGCGGGGGGCTCTTCGGGAGAGGCGGGGGACTCTGGAGATGGCATGGGAGACTCCTTCTGAActgaggatggaggaggaggggaagtCGGAGGAGGCGGAGTGGCAGGCTGAGGGAGAGTGGCGGATGGGGGAGGTGGCGGAGAGGGGGATGTGGGAGCGACGGGGCTTGGAGGCTGGGAATTCTCCTGTTGTTCCTCTGGTGGAGGCAGGGGTGAGGGGagtgagaggggagggaggggggagtgagaaggagaggaggacgAGGCAGGAgatggagggacagagggaggttCAGGAGCTTCTGGCTCTGGAGGAATCTCAGGGAGGGGCGCTGGAAGGAAAGAAGGGCAAGATTGAGGTTAAGGTCAATTTTACATGTCAATTTACCACAATGTTAATACGGCCACAAAATTGAATCAGATTAatgttttaacaaatacataatGAGGACATTTTATTagacaaaaaacacagcaaTAGCTCAGTCTGAGGGGGAAATGAAACATTTTCTTAAGCTGAGCTGTAGAAAAACCAATGTGTAAGAAAATGGCACATGAGGAATAAAAAGCTAACTCTGAGCCTTACCATCGAGATTGGGGGTACCCAGGGTTTCCAGCTGcggctctctctcctctgtcatgTCACTCTCTTCATCTGCTCCTatgctcctctcctcctcattttCCTCCTCTTTGTTCTCATCCATGTCTCTATCTTCTGGCTGGAGGACATCAGGTTCGTTGGATTGGGGCAGGACGTGAGGCGTATGCATGGGAGGCTGTGGGCTAAGCGTGGGGGGCTGCAGTGTGGGAGTAAGTGGGGACTGGGTAGCCTGAGGCTGGGGAGGGGAAGGAGGTAGCGGGGTTTGGATGTTAGAGGTTAGCTGAGGAGTGTCATACAGAGCAGAAATGGCTGAGGAGATGCTCTTCTGGAGGTCCTGGTTCTTTCCAACAGAGTCCTCCTCATCAGAGGAGAATGAAGGCAAGGTCTCCAGGTTTCTCTTCAGCTCATCTTCCAAGCGCTTGGGGCTGGGGCAGTTGCCCAGAGCCAGACCCCCATTCCCCTCGCTGTCCCCGaatggaggtggtggtggtggaggaggaggtgcgGGAGACAGCGGGCGCAAACCTCCCGATTTACAGGGTGAGGTCTCACCATTGTCAGGTTCCATTCCGGGTGAGATGTCCAAGCCTGGAGGTCTCTTCCCTGTCTTGAGGAAGTCTAAGAATGAAGCGACGAAGCCAGCCTTGGACTCAGAGTCCTTCTCATCGCCCtagaagtaaaaacaaaagagagacTTACCACCACTGAAGTAGTGAACTCAACAATTACAATGCAATAAACTTGAATACAATCGGTTTAAAATTCAACTTGATGCaatttttttagcatttttttctgaacttataataataatcatgtaGCTCTTACCCTTTCCTCCAGCCCCTCGTCATCCACTCCTTCACTCATCATCTGGTTTTTCTGCTTGTTCTTGTCCTGACATCTGTTGCTTTCAGTGCTGCAGGGGGGTCCAGGACTTAAACCAAGTGAGGGAGCGGAGCCCACTGAGCCGTCCGACAAAGCAGGGTCCGTGCCAGACAAGGAGTCCGTCCTCAGCAAGGCATCGGATGAGGACAGGGTACCAATTGGTAGCTTGATCTAAAAtgaatgaaaggaaaaaaacgtaagatttaaaataaaaaaaataaaaaactactaGACTAGGAAACCAGTAGGGGAACTTAATTTCAAATATTAGAATTTAAATAtgattattttgaaaataaaataagagtGAGAAAGTAGAGTAAGAGTTAGAAAcggagacagaaaaaaataaagacccTCAGCAGGCACACGTGCATAGGTAACACAAACTACAAAAACTGCAGGCATTGGTAGACTCTCCTTTCCACCACACAAGTAGATCTGCTAATTCAAAGAAAGGGCTCATATGTAAACCTCttgttgtatctgtgtttttgcAAAGGATACCCAAGGCATCATGTCAAGCTTGAATAACTAGCATTTGTTGTGCATAAATGACAAGCCATTTCTAGACTAAATGTCACTGACCTTCAGAGGAGGAATTGGCTCGTGTAGCTGCTGTTGGGGCTGGTGATGGAGCTGCTGTGGCTGCTGCTGATGGAGGTGATGGTGGTGCATCTGATCCTGCTCCTTCCCACTAATTTCCATGTACATATCCTCCCTCCTTTGTCCTCTACCTCGGCTTCCACGGCCCCTACCCCTACCTCGTCCCTCCACACTAAATCCCCCTCCTGTTGGTGTTCCACCCATCTCCCCCATCATCCCTCGTGGAGTGTAGGGCTCAGGCATCGGGCGAATGCGAGGCCTGCCTCTTGGCCTAGGGGGACCGTCTCTCTTGGGTCTAGTGGGCTTTCGGCCCCTCTTCTTGGGTCCATCCTGAGGCAGAAGAGAGTGTGAACCCATAGTGGAGTAGCCAGAGGAGTGGTAAAAGTCAATGTCACTCATTAGAGGGCTGAGAGagccacttcctcctcctccctttctgcAGCTCGACACCAAGTCTGGCAATAGGTCCGGGAGCCTCCGACTGTTCAACCGGATGTCAGCTGGCTGGTCAGCTTTATCCTCATCATCTTCAAACTCATATTCTTGAGCATAACTTTTCTTAGGCAGTGTGTTGGGGTCCCGGCGCTCCTTTAACAGGTGGAAAGAGCTGGACTTGAGAAGTTTCTTGGGACGTGATGAGCAGAAAATGGGAGATTGGAGGCCTCCAGAACCAGCTCCTTGGCTAGTTCCTCCAGGCCCAGAAGACAGTTTAGCTCCAGAGTTGTTGGGAGCAGCAGTATTGGAGCCCATGCCCATAGCTGGAGCCTGGGACTGAATCAATCCTAGCTGTTCAGTGTTCACAGTGGATGGGAGCTCGTGGGTTTTAAGGGAGTCTAGATCCAGAGTCATGGTGTTGTTGCTGGGTTCTTCCAGACCATGACAGTAAGGTTCATAACCTTGATCTCCACCATGGTGACCCATTATGTCATAGCTACCTCCACTACTTCCCCCTGCTCCACCTCCACCCTGTCCACCTTTCATGGAATCCATTCCCTCTTGCCCAGTGTGGCTTTCATTCATCTCTTCCTGTCCTGGTCCTGCACCTCCAGCACAGCTTGACTTGTAGTCCTCTGCACAAAACATGTCTTCCATTCCTGGGAAAAAGGAGCGGTCCTCATCCTGAAGAAGGGAGTCTGGGAAGCAGATGGAAGTTAGGGGTACAAAGCGGTTACTTTGTTGATTCTGGTCGGCTTTCTCCACTGGACTGACTGTGTCAAACTGGTGCTGCTCGGAGCGCTGTTGGTCCAGCTGGCTCTGCTGAGGGGTGAGCTGGGATGAGAGTGGCTGCTGTGGGTCAGGCTGAGGCTGGGAGTGGGCTGAGGCAGATGGCGGGGGTATGTGGTGAGGGTGTGGGGGCTGCTGAGAGTGAGGGTGGTGAGAGTGGGTTTGTTGGTGTTGAGAGCTGgggtgctgctgttgctgctgcggGTGGTGCTGAGAAAGGTGGTGCATGTGAGGCGGGGTGGATAAGCCGATATCGGGCTCCGAGAGGAAGGAGTGGAGCTCAGAGGCTGAGTGTTGCTGTGAGTGATGGTGGGATGGGtgctgcctctgctgctgctgctcctgctgctgtcTGTGGCGCTCACTGCTACCTCCACTCCTTCCCCCACTGCCTGCTCCACCGCGTCTGTCCTCTGCAACAGCTACATCTGTGCTGGAGGTCTGAGAAAGGGAGCGCTCCAGCATGTCCAAAGAAGACACCACTGACCGTTGTTTAACCTGGCTCTGCTCATGCTGATGTGGAGGGGGCCCGTGGTTGTAGTGAGCCGCTGCCACCTCCAAAGCCTGGGACTGGAGTTGAAGCTGGAGCTGGGTGGTTTGGGACTGAGACTGAGCCTGGTGTTTACTTGAGCCAAGTGTCCCACCACTTTCCATTACAGCTTGCTGTTGGCTAATagagtgctgctgctgttggggaTGAGAGTCTATTTTATGGTGCTGTTGATGCTGAGGGTGGGAGTCCATTTTTGGGTGTTGCTGATGTTGCCGATGAGAGTCCattttgtggtgctgttgttgatgttgttggtGAGAGTCCATCTTGTGGTGCTGTTGATGAGGCTCAAGTTTGTTGCGGGTGGTGTGGGACAGCACTGACTGTAGCAGATGTGGTGGCTGACGCGATTGATCAGTGGGAGAGTCCATGAGGGAGGCAGCAGCTTGAGACTGTGAATGCTGTTGCTGGACTTCCGGTGTTTTCCGAGGATAAGGGATTTCAGCACGCTCCTGTGGCTTCTTTTGGAGCTCCATTTGAGTGTGGGACGGTATCTGTGAGTGCGAGGACACATGCTGACCATGTGAGGAGTGTTGGGGAGCAAGGGAGTGTTGACTGTACGGGTCACCCCGCCCATAGTGGACAACCGAGCCTAGGTTGTCATGGTGATGGAGATGGGAGTGTACTTGTTCAGCGCTGCCTCTTCCTCCACTGCCCCTGCTGCTTCCAACAGACCTCTCGTTcctttgctgctgctgttgttgatgatggtgttgttgttgttgttgttgatgttgttgctTCTTTAGTGACATCTCCAGCTGGTTTTCCAGCCCTGAGATGGACGCTCCAGACCCTGCATTACCAGTAGATGTGGCACTGTGGGTACGTATGACACTCTGGGGGTGGTACCTCTCCTCAGAGCTCTTATCCATGTCATAGCTCAGCCCTTTGCCTGAATCAGTGGTTGGGGGCACTGATTGGGACTGAGGCTGTGTTTGTTGGGATGTCTGTTGGGGTTGTTGTTGAGGATGGTGATGAGCAGCCTGGGGAGCGGGACTTGCTTGTGCCTGCAGCAGGTGCTGGATCAAGAACTCGTCGTCGTCATCTACTTCCTCTTGGGATCTCTGAGAGCCCACTCCTAGCATGGAAGCGTCCTTTGTTTTGGAAGAGGTGGAATGATAGGACTGAGGTTGGGAGCTGGGGCCTCTAGTGTCAGGGTAACCCTGTGGAGAGGCTAGGAAGGTGGGGGAGAGAACTGAAGAAATATATTTATTAGAGCCTGGACCTCCTGGAGATTGTGTGGGGCAGCTGGGCGCTGGGGAGTGCAACCCTGGACGGATGATGCCCGAGTTGCCTGATGGAGAGGGGCTAGAGTCTGGAATATGATAAGACCCTCCACCACTACCACCTCCACCTCTCTCATTGGTCATACTatttccccctcctcctcctgaccCAGAGTTCCCATTTCCTGCGCCGCTACTGCTTCCTCCCCCAGATGCTCCACTGCCTGATGAACCACTTGACCTTAAAAGGGCAGGGGAGTGACCTGGGGCTCCGTAGCCTAATGATGGGCTTCCAGCTCCACCCAGAGAGGATGGAAGTGATCCATAAGCGGAGTCAGCTCCATATATATCAGTGGGGTATGACTGGCTTCGTCCTCCTAAACTCCCATAGCCTTTTCCACCTGTACCTGAGCTCAGGTCTTGGGCTTGTGGTGAACTAAAGCCTCCGTAGGACTGAGCCAGGTGGGAAGTAGGGGGCTGATTAGGGGAATATGATTGTGTCTGTTGTTGGGGTGGGGTCTGACCAGTAAGAGCAGAGTTGGGTGTCTTCACTGGGGGCACAGGAGAACCATAGCCTGAGAGGCAAGATTTGGAGAGAGACTGGGGGGCTGAAGTGGAGGTGGCAGGGGGCTGCTGTGGGGCCGGGGGAGGAGGAGCTGGCTGAGGGGGTGGCTGCTGCCTGGAAGGGGCTGCGCTGGAGCTGGAGGTGGGGATTGAGTTGGAAGGATGAGCCCCAGAGGTGGCAGAAGAAGATGAGGACGAAGAGGAGGTAGAGGAAGCAGAAGGGGGCGTGTGGGGAGTTCTTGAGGATGACGCTGAACTGGCAGAAGAATAGCCACTGCTGGAGCTGCTTTTGGTACCTTTCCCAGCTGAGGAAGAAgacgtggaggaggaggaataggGAGGCTGGATGATTGGCCGATACTGCTCAGTGCGAGAGGTTGGCTTGTGGTCAGATGAGGGGCTCTGGTCACCCAGTGGGCTGCAGGAAAGGCCAGCATGCCTGTGGTGGGTGGCGATCTGCTGGTACCCCGCCCCTCCACAGCTGAGGTAGTGCTGAAGGGAGTGGGCAGCAGAGGACGAGAGCTGTGACTGAGCTGGCGTGGGCCGCTGGTAGTGCTTGATAACGCTGTCCTGCCGGGGAACAGCCCGTTCCTGAGCCGAATTGGACTGGGACTGGGACTGAGGCTGGGGCTGGGCTGAGGAAAAGACTGATGCATTGTACAGCTGGGACGACTGGTCCTGGAGCTGTGATGACAGCAGGTTGAACTGGTGTGACTGCAGGTGCCTGGCAGAGGACGCCTGGGCTGATGTGGCACTCGTGGGATCCTGGCTGCCCCTAtaggcagctgctgcagcacccTGCGAGGACAGGAGTCTATCAAAACCCAGGCTAGACTGGGAAGGGGCCTTGATGTGTAGTAGGGGGTCATGTGGGGAGAGCAGGCCATTGGATGTGGGACTAAACGTGGGTGTGTCCTGGAGGGAAAGGGAGGCTGTAGGGAAAGAGCGGCTGGAGAAGGATGCTGGATGCTGATAGGCTGAGAGAGCTGAGGAGGAGGGGAATGAACCAGAGCCAGGAAGAGCTCCGGAGATGAATAGTTCAGGAGGAGCAGGTGTGTGCATCGCTGTTAGGAAAAGGAAGACATATTGGAAAATTACTCAGTATCTATAAAGCTATCATTTCAATTATGAAATAATGAAAGCAAGAAAGAGTTTTTTAAAAGTATTCTAGAGCATGACTATTGACAAGTACAGTAAAATGCTTAAATGGAACACCACCAGAATAATAATGCAGCTAAACATTGGGAGGTTCTTCAAATGTCATATTGACTGTGGGGCCTTTTTGAATGTCAACACATGAGGAAAGATCTAACACAGCCCCACCTGTCTGCCAGGATGGCGTGCGGAACTGGGAAAGAAGGGAGGAGGCAGAGGGCGGAGGCTGGGGACCCCGAGACTCCAGGGCTGAGATCAAATTCATGACGGAGGCATCGGGGGCAGAGGGGCTGGCATGGTGCAGGCCAGTGTCAAAGAGCCCTGACAGACCTTTGGGATGGAAAGACAGAACCATgaaaattgattaattgataaaGAATGCAAATAACAGCTAATTGCAGAGATGTAGATGAAATCGTAATATGTTGTCagtaaaaaataatctaaaaaggATTTAAGGATCTAGATTTATCATAGTTCATTTGGCAAGCCTGCTGTCGCACATACAAAGAATTTAAATCAGGACGGCAGTAGTTGCAAGTGTAACTATAAGTACATCCACGTCTGATGCTGAAAACAACCCTTAAAATATCATTAAACTGTATGAGAATGAATGGGCTTTAACATCTTGGGCTTCAACTCAGTTGAGCTATAATGTGCCCATTTTTCAATGACAATCTACCAGGACCTGCATGGAGAGACATAATAATTCATTGCTGGGGCCCCTTATGGTGGTGACATGGAAGGTATGACATTTATCTCACCCAAACTCCGTCCAGCTGCTCCCCAAGCCCCGCCTTGGCCAGAGCTCCCTGGGTGGTGATTGGTGGCATAGCCCTGCAGAGGGTGAGGGGTGGCGTAGGCTTGTCGGTGAAGGAGCTCAGACTCGGGGTGGGATGATCTGGAACTCCCATATACAAGACTACGGAGAAAGGGGAGTTGGTAATTGTGAGGTGTCATTAATTTCAGAGCACATTTACATAAACTTAATGTGTTCCCAAAATGTGAcccttgagaaaaaaaaactgtctagGCTTGGgtcatttttaaaatacacaaaatctGACATGCAAGCAAACTGATCTTTAATTAAAATCCACACATAAGATGTAAACTCAAGGCTGTTAATTTGTTTGGTCTCCATATGTAACTTCTCAACAGTAGTTTACAAAAATGTCCTCGTCCTGAGGAGTGTGATCTATATTTGAAGATAATAGTTTTCAATCAATATTCAAACAGAATTACAAATTTGGGCATTACACCAAAGTGTATTAGAGTAGATGCAAATCTGTCAAACCAGCAATTTGTCATGCAAAAATAACGGGTTAGTTAATTTGCAATTATAAATGGACCCACAAGACTAAAACATTACATAATTTATAAATGTACAAACTAAATATGCTTCTTATTCAAAGCTGAGGATTTGCCAGTTACAGAACTTAGCTTTACAAAAGATAGATGAAATGCGTGGCTGCCTAGCTGGCCAGATAACATGCTAGCAGTTGTGCTGCTGGTAGCACCACCTAGCAGCAATGCACAGCAGCTATGGTAGAAATGCAGAGACTAGGCCCAAACTGCAAGGCCAGTCTTTTATGTGTAAAAAGACCATGGGTAATCAATGTGCAGATATAGGTaacgttaaaaaataaaaaattttttcAATATATACCAAAGACGAACGATTAATTTGTTTGCAATCATTGATTATGTTGATGTAGCCAACAACTGGATGGTGCAAGTCGACGCAAATGCATGCTAAGCTGCATGCAAACACCAGCAACTAGCCAGGTTTGTTTAGCCAAATATCACTTCCAATTGGAGCATGGTGGCTTTCGACTCTGATAAAGCAGCTAACTAAGGGTCAAAATATCTCAAATATGGTCAGCTAAATATGCATGATGCTTGCGAGCACAGGCCTCAACTGACTTCCATGCAACATAACGCTAGCTTGCAGGCTAACGCAAAGCTAAAAGATAGCCAGAGCTTTCTTGCTCATCCCAGGCAATTTTCATCATCTTATAAATTTTCCATGgccttgttttttttgacaaacagcAAAATGCAAGTTCGATGCAGTGGGGATATTCAGGTTATTgcattatgcaaattagcataAACCATCCAAAACCCATCACCAATTATCTAGATCACGCTTGGGCAAAATGCATTAGCAATCTCAATTGTATTTGAGTATGGCACCACCTCCACTaaaatatttcctgttttctgtatgtatgtaatgtaaaacaGGTTTCATTAAATGCATCTTCCCGGTTTATATGCATCAGTTCATCTTGTTGATGTCTGTCAGGGGGTTTGCTGCGTTTGCACTCTTCGCAGTTGCTATAAATCCAATGATTGTATCTATCAGGGTCTGTGTCCAGGCCTGCACACAAGGAACAATAATTCCTATGGATGCTCCAGACAtacccccacctccaccccgCCAGGTCCACCTAAAACCCACGTCTGTCAATCACATTCAATTCATATCCCCAACCTTTCCTTTCTCCACCCCGCCCACCCCCACGACACGCACACTGCTCTATTCCTGTTTATAATATTATTACTATGCAACTGTTTGGGTGACAATGCAGTGCACATAATGGCAAGGCATGGCACTAGATATGAACCCAATGGCGACAATTTGTTTACATGGGCCACACCGTGTCCTGCAAAGTACCAATGATGCATGCACATTGTCTGAATCCAATGCATACCTTGCTTTTGCCGATCTCTCGTAACTCCATCCTGCTCCTGCGCCCAAATCACCAAATCCTGTTCCCGGGTAATTTCTATCCATTTATGTGGTGTATAATGTGTGCGATGAGGACGAAAGCAACGAGAACGTCGCAGAGCAGATTACGCAAAAAAAATCCAGTCTTTCCCGTTCTCGGTTTCAGGCTATTTTCCCCGGTTTCATAAGCAAGTCCTCAGGAGTGGAAAACAGCATATTGAAAGAGAaatggaggggaggaggagaaagctGGATGAAAAAAGAGGGGGGTCTACGGGGTTATAATCCAACCACCTCCAAAAAAGCCAGTCTTTCTCCTTTACCTACGCCTTTCACATTTATCATTTCCACGAATGCAGATTTAGTCCAAAATCAGTCATGGTCATGATGAAGATGCCGCGGATTTGGCCAGTGATGGACGAATTGCTGataaacatttgatttgaatgCGTCCTTTTTCACTGTCTCTCCTCCCCTTTCTTCGGGCTAGTCTTTGCTACGATGCTAGCACCAGAAAAGATTGCAATCGACGGGCCACGTTGGTAGCAATCACTCCCCATAGAAGAGCAAAGAAATCCCCAATTTCAAAATCGTTTTTTCCTTTGAATACAAATCGTTCCCACCCCCCCGGAGTAGAGCTGTGGGCTAGCAGCAGATGCTAGCTGTCAGTAACGAcgcatcaaaataaaacagggctGCCTTTATTTCCCTAAATGCTCGCTCCTCtgatttctgctttctttgacCATTAAAGTAAAAGCGACGACGAGTTTGCTCGAACCGGGCGAAATACAACCAGAGTACGAAAAAACATAAATACCGAACGAGGAAGTGTAAAGAAAACAGGCCtcgttttaatattttttactcATTTTCCTCCGGAGACGCCATTTTTGAAGGCGG is a window of Sander vitreus isolate 19-12246 chromosome 21, sanVit1, whole genome shotgun sequence DNA encoding:
- the prr12a gene encoding proline-rich protein 12, with translation MDRNYPGTGFGDLGAGAGWSYERSAKASLVYGSSRSSHPESELLHRQAYATPHPLQGYATNHHPGSSGQGGAWGAAGRSLGLSGLFDTGLHHASPSAPDASVMNLISALESRGPQPPPSASSLLSQFRTPSWQTAMHTPAPPELFISGALPGSGSFPSSSALSAYQHPASFSSRSFPTASLSLQDTPTFSPTSNGLLSPHDPLLHIKAPSQSSLGFDRLLSSQGAAAAAYRGSQDPTSATSAQASSARHLQSHQFNLLSSQLQDQSSQLYNASVFSSAQPQPQSQSQSNSAQERAVPRQDSVIKHYQRPTPAQSQLSSSAAHSLQHYLSCGGAGYQQIATHHRHAGLSCSPLGDQSPSSDHKPTSRTEQYRPIIQPPYSSSSTSSSSAGKGTKSSSSSGYSSASSASSSRTPHTPPSASSTSSSSSSSSATSGAHPSNSIPTSSSSAAPSRQQPPPQPAPPPPAPQQPPATSTSAPQSLSKSCLSGYGSPVPPVKTPNSALTGQTPPQQQTQSYSPNQPPTSHLAQSYGGFSSPQAQDLSSGTGGKGYGSLGGRSQSYPTDIYGADSAYGSLPSSLGGAGSPSLGYGAPGHSPALLRSSGSSGSGASGGGSSSGAGNGNSGSGGGGGNSMTNERGGGGSGGGSYHIPDSSPSPSGNSGIIRPGLHSPAPSCPTQSPGGPGSNKYISSVLSPTFLASPQGYPDTRGPSSQPQSYHSTSSKTKDASMLGVGSQRSQEEVDDDDEFLIQHLLQAQASPAPQAAHHHPQQQPQQTSQQTQPQSQSVPPTTDSGKGLSYDMDKSSEERYHPQSVIRTHSATSTGNAGSGASISGLENQLEMSLKKQQHQQQQQQHHHQQQQQQRNERSVGSSRGSGGRGSAEQVHSHLHHHDNLGSVVHYGRGDPYSQHSLAPQHSSHGQHVSSHSQIPSHTQMELQKKPQERAEIPYPRKTPEVQQQHSQSQAAASLMDSPTDQSRQPPHLLQSVLSHTTRNKLEPHQQHHKMDSHQQHQQQHHKMDSHRQHQQHPKMDSHPQHQQHHKIDSHPQQQQHSISQQQAVMESGGTLGSSKHQAQSQSQTTQLQLQLQSQALEVAAAHYNHGPPPHQHEQSQVKQRSVVSSLDMLERSLSQTSSTDVAVAEDRRGGAGSGGRSGGSSERHRQQQEQQQQRQHPSHHHSQQHSASELHSFLSEPDIGLSTPPHMHHLSQHHPQQQQQHPSSQHQQTHSHHPHSQQPPHPHHIPPPSASAHSQPQPDPQQPLSSQLTPQQSQLDQQRSEQHQFDTVSPVEKADQNQQSNRFVPLTSICFPDSLLQDEDRSFFPGMEDMFCAEDYKSSCAGGAGPGQEEMNESHTGQEGMDSMKGGQGGGGAGGSSGGSYDIMGHHGGDQGYEPYCHGLEEPSNNTMTLDLDSLKTHELPSTVNTEQLGLIQSQAPAMGMGSNTAAPNNSGAKLSSGPGGTSQGAGSGGLQSPIFCSSRPKKLLKSSSFHLLKERRDPNTLPKKSYAQEYEFEDDEDKADQPADIRLNSRRLPDLLPDLVSSCRKGGGGSGSLSPLMSDIDFYHSSGYSTMGSHSLLPQDGPKKRGRKPTRPKRDGPPRPRGRPRIRPMPEPYTPRGMMGEMGGTPTGGGFSVEGRGRGRGRGSRGRGQRREDMYMEISGKEQDQMHHHHLHQQQPQQLHHQPQQQLHEPIPPLKIKLPIGTLSSSDALLRTDSLSGTDPALSDGSVGSAPSLGLSPGPPCSTESNRCQDKNKQKNQMMSEGVDDEGLEERGDEKDSESKAGFVASFLDFLKTGKRPPGLDISPGMEPDNGETSPCKSGGLRPLSPAPPPPPPPPPFGDSEGNGGLALGNCPSPKRLEDELKRNLETLPSFSSDEEDSVGKNQDLQKSISSAISALYDTPQLTSNIQTPLPPSPPQPQATQSPLTPTLQPPTLSPQPPMHTPHVLPQSNEPDVLQPEDRDMDENKEEENEEERSIGADEESDMTEEREPQLETLGTPNLDAPLPEIPPEPEAPEPPSVPPSPASSSSPSHSPLPPLSLPSPLPPPEEQQENSQPPSPVAPTSPSPPPPPSATLPQPATPPPPTSPPPPSSVQKESPMPSPESPASPEEPPAPKITSLHLAQKQEDAAIAGESEEDESESGGEGIFRERDEFVVRVEDIRTLKLALQTGREPPPIWRVQKALLQKFSPEIKDGQRQFCATSNYLGYFGDAKRRYQRIYVKFLENVNKKDYVRVCSRRPWRRATPALRRQPLPRMASPPATQVPPKVEKEERVAPPVQREQREKTRTTTTKEQREKEVPAAVPKAKEKERELEKEREKRVQPQQDKVEKRTAAAERGRAKEEKKAVERKEKEKAERPPKSKPAKVKAEPPPKKRKKWLKEIPSSSDSDSSEEAASENEMPVKGGVNNRAMREMFRSYVEMLVSTALDPDMIQALEDTDDELYLPPMRKIDSILSEQKRRLLRRVGMSSQHQEILHAYPQIIVDPLDSGVVRVRLSGDAYNRKTLNRVKKSLPKPQDLKLSSDTYRIYSLFHSLHHYKYHTFLQCKKETNTIEQAAEDPGQEEVVQQCMANQSWLDTLFSSFIELLTLSTKA